In Gossypium hirsutum isolate 1008001.06 chromosome A10, Gossypium_hirsutum_v2.1, whole genome shotgun sequence, the DNA window agacAGAGCaatgaaaaagataaatatatattcgAAGTAAAATTTAATGGAAACTCCTACACTTGTGCAATTTGATAGATTGGGCTGCCCAATTCATACAAATTAGGCTTAACCAATAACTTTTTTCTACGCTCCAAATTGGGTTTCATGCGTTTGTTTCATGTTTTTGTATTAGGTTTAGACTTGCTAAATGGTGTGATTATTCATTTAAATTCAAAGATGAACATATTTGTACTTGATTTCCGCAATGAAATTTTATGATTGGGAAAGCTGTTTATGGCACATTGAAACTTATCATTGCGGAAGCTGTTGCTTATCTCCATGATCATTGGATTTATTGTAAATGTAAGTGCCACAGAAGCTTTATTATgtttaagaaaaacaaacaatAAATCATTTGTATTAGATTAAGGTTAAGAAAGGACATTAACCTCCACATTTTCAATATTAAAACCCATGGAAATCTGAATAATACATAGATCATAAAAGCCACTAAGCTCTCTCGCCCCTAATACGACGAGCCAATTGGATGTCCTTAGGCATTATAGTAACCCTTTTAGCGTGAATAGCGCACAGATTGGTGTCTTCAAAAAGCCCAACCAAGTAAGCTTCCGCGGCCTCCTGGAGAGCGGCCACAGCGCTACTTTGGAACCTCAGATCTGTTTTGAAATCTTGGGCGATTTCTCTTACCAGCCTTTGAAATGGGAGTTTCCTGATTAAAAGTTCAGTGCTCTTCTGGTACTTTCGGATTTCACGCAAGGCCACAGTTCCTGGCCTGAATCTGTGCGGCTTCTTCACTCCACCAGTAGCCGGAGCTGATTTTCGAGCCGCTTTTGTGGCCAATTGCTTCCTCGGTGCCTTGCCTCCCGTGGATTTTCTAGCGGTTTGCTTGGTACGAGCCATTTGCGTTGTGAAAGATAAAACTGGGTTTCTGAGTTATGACTTGTTTGTTGTTAAGGAAATGAGGAACGCTTTTGGGCTGTGAAATAAACTGGTGAGTTTGGGGTTTTAAATAGAGGGAAGCTCTGGAGATTTGAAATGTGGAAATGGAGGGGAATTGCTTTCGATTTCAATCGGACGGTCGAGAGAAGATGTGACTTGGATTCTGATCCGCGTGAAATGATTTGACCAATAGAATTTGGTTATTCAGGCGccaaatatcttttattttcaagaaatttttttgGAGTGTTTGGGCATATTTAGAATTTGGGTAAACTCCATCACAGATAAGTCATCcaactatcttttttttttaaattagtcacCTAATTATGATCAACTAATAAtgaacattttttaaattaatcactcaactaattgagattttttttggtttattttcgcTAATTGTCGTTAGCCGGCTAATGGGagagtgataaaataattattataataataaatttagccttcaacttttatatatatctatttagttataatttttaaaaattaaccctcaaaatttataattaattttaacttaatcctaaatctaaaaaatttaaatatatataaataataatataaaat includes these proteins:
- the LOC107897507 gene encoding histone H3.2 — translated: MARTKQTARKSTGGKAPRKQLATKAARKSAPATGGVKKPHRFRPGTVALREIRKYQKSTELLIRKLPFQRLVREIAQDFKTDLRFQSSAVAALQEAAEAYLVGLFEDTNLCAIHAKRVTIMPKDIQLARRIRGERA